The following coding sequences lie in one Silvanigrella aquatica genomic window:
- the tatC gene encoding twin-arginine translocase subunit TatC, giving the protein MSRMGFKPFQYISTMFNAGLRRKAEREAALSGNKTEAQMSLFEHIKELRKHALRSVIWLFVFSGISFAFMEPLLHFLKTPYEKVLQNLHDQGVTQQLSSISIFEVITVNFKICFLIGFSLSLPFIAREIWKFIAPALYEKEKQIARLSVIASVTLFYAGICFGFFLIIPYFFSNALSWASQYAQVMITYENYFNSLITMMLIFGAVFEVPVILSLLGLAGILPSNVLIKNRRIAFLSCFIIGAILSPPDVISLCLVAIPMYFMVEISIYIIKKIEENRSPKNEITV; this is encoded by the coding sequence CGTGAGGCCGCATTATCTGGAAATAAAACAGAAGCTCAAATGTCTCTATTTGAGCATATTAAAGAACTCAGAAAACATGCTTTGAGAAGTGTCATTTGGTTATTTGTTTTTTCAGGTATTTCTTTTGCTTTTATGGAACCATTATTGCATTTTTTAAAAACTCCATATGAAAAGGTTTTACAAAATTTACACGATCAAGGGGTTACACAACAGCTTTCTTCTATAAGCATTTTTGAAGTGATCACGGTCAATTTTAAAATCTGTTTTTTAATTGGATTTTCCTTAAGTTTGCCTTTTATAGCAAGGGAAATATGGAAATTTATTGCTCCTGCACTTTATGAAAAAGAAAAACAGATTGCACGCCTCTCTGTTATTGCCAGCGTTACTTTATTTTATGCTGGGATTTGTTTTGGATTTTTTCTAATCATACCTTACTTTTTCTCAAATGCTTTAAGCTGGGCAAGCCAATACGCTCAAGTGATGATCACCTATGAAAACTATTTCAATTCTCTCATCACAATGATGCTTATTTTTGGTGCTGTTTTTGAAGTGCCGGTTATCCTTTCTTTGTTAGGCTTAGCAGGAATATTACCCTCAAATGTATTGATCAAAAATAGGAGAATTGCTTTTTTATCTTGCTTTATTATTGGAGCCATACTTTCTCCTCCTGATGTGATCAGTCTTTGTTTGGTGGCTATTCCAATGTATTTTATGGTTGAAATATCAATCTATATTATTAAAAAAATTGAAGAAAATCGCTCCCCAAAAAATGAGATCACTGTTTAA
- a CDS encoding TIGR01777 family oxidoreductase, whose translation MLVHTFSRSSHLSVSREEAFQWHTREGAFERLLPPWMPTQILSRQGSIHNGDFVKLKSMLGIIPMEFHAQHQNYIENKQFEDIQIKGPFHFYKHTHKFEKIDETKSKMIDEIHYSLPFDFVSKFIGRSFVEEKLSRLFTYRHRTLKYDLFLHSKYSQKKLKILVTGASGLVGSALVPFLTSGGHTVLKLVRGNNSPLIPGYVGWDSEKNQFINANLLEGLDAVVHLAGENIAAQKWSDSRKKELIQSRVHFTSALCQELAKLNKIPATFISASGIGIFGSRDYDDILHEDSRLGEGFLAQLAKDWEQASRGAERAGMRVVNLRFGSILSLSGGMLKKLYTPYRLYLGGPFGSGRQMLPWISIMDVLGLILFSMANNKVTGAVNAVSPHTVTNEQFSEMLAQTLDRPNSLRIPELFVETLFGEMGKELLLGGQHAKPVKATKNGYDFLHSQLHDVFTYCLGI comes from the coding sequence ATGTTGGTGCATACTTTTTCAAGAAGTTCTCATTTATCCGTATCACGTGAAGAAGCATTTCAATGGCACACACGTGAAGGTGCATTTGAACGCTTGTTACCTCCCTGGATGCCTACGCAAATTCTTTCGCGACAAGGCTCCATTCATAACGGAGATTTTGTTAAATTAAAATCTATGCTTGGAATTATTCCCATGGAGTTTCATGCGCAGCATCAAAATTATATTGAAAATAAACAATTTGAAGATATCCAAATAAAAGGTCCTTTCCACTTTTATAAGCACACGCATAAATTTGAAAAAATTGATGAAACAAAATCAAAAATGATTGATGAAATTCACTATAGTTTGCCTTTTGATTTTGTTTCTAAGTTTATTGGCAGATCATTCGTCGAAGAAAAATTAAGTCGACTGTTTACTTATAGACATCGGACATTAAAATATGATTTATTTTTACATTCAAAATACTCGCAAAAAAAATTAAAAATTTTAGTAACAGGTGCATCGGGTTTGGTGGGCAGTGCTCTTGTTCCTTTTTTAACATCGGGTGGGCATACTGTTCTTAAACTTGTCCGCGGAAATAATTCTCCCCTAATACCAGGATACGTTGGTTGGGACAGTGAAAAAAATCAATTTATTAATGCTAATTTGTTAGAAGGACTCGATGCGGTCGTGCATTTAGCGGGAGAAAATATTGCCGCTCAAAAATGGAGTGATTCTCGCAAAAAAGAATTAATTCAAAGCCGGGTGCATTTTACATCGGCTCTCTGTCAGGAACTTGCAAAATTAAATAAAATTCCTGCTACTTTTATTTCCGCTTCGGGCATTGGTATATTTGGTAGTCGTGATTATGACGATATTTTACATGAAGATTCTCGCTTAGGAGAAGGGTTTTTAGCTCAGTTGGCAAAAGATTGGGAGCAGGCATCTCGTGGCGCTGAAAGGGCGGGAATGCGTGTTGTTAATTTGCGTTTTGGATCAATTTTATCTCTTTCTGGGGGAATGCTTAAAAAACTTTATACCCCTTATCGTTTGTATTTAGGCGGACCTTTTGGTTCTGGGAGGCAAATGCTTCCCTGGATTTCGATTATGGATGTCCTTGGCCTGATTTTATTTTCCATGGCTAATAATAAAGTAACAGGAGCCGTCAATGCGGTTTCGCCTCATACAGTAACAAATGAGCAGTTTTCTGAAATGCTCGCTCAAACATTAGATAGACCAAACTCTTTGCGTATTCCCGAATTGTTTGTCGAAACTCTGTTTGGTGAAATGGGTAAAGAATTGTTGCTTGGAGGGCAACACGCCAAGCCTGTTAAAGCGACTAAAAATGGTTATGATTTTTTGCATTCACAATTACACGATGTGTTTACTTATTGTCTTGGGATTTGA
- a CDS encoding glutaredoxin domain-containing protein, which produces MVYMRGSPQAPRCGFSAKVIRTLNELGRPFKSDDMDSDPLLWSTLKEINNWPTSPQIFIKGEFIGGCDIFVEMYQSGELHEKLGIQK; this is translated from the coding sequence ATGGTTTATATGAGAGGTTCTCCTCAAGCGCCACGTTGCGGCTTTTCTGCAAAAGTCATTCGTACTTTAAATGAATTGGGTCGTCCTTTTAAATCTGATGATATGGATAGCGATCCTCTTTTGTGGTCGACATTAAAAGAAATAAATAACTGGCCAACTTCTCCGCAAATATTTATTAAAGGTGAATTTATTGGTGGTTGCGATATTTTTGTTGAAATGTATCAGTCTGGTGAATTACATGAAAAATTAGGAATTCAAAAATAA
- a CDS encoding BolA family protein, with protein MLNHEVKQRIESGIQGAECLVSEFSGGNDHYSVVVIADAFDGQAALKRHRMIMELFQNEMNTGEVHALTIKTFTRQQWENEKQKMAAKPF; from the coding sequence ATGTTAAATCATGAAGTGAAACAACGCATTGAAAGTGGAATTCAAGGCGCTGAGTGTCTTGTCAGCGAATTTTCTGGTGGAAACGATCACTATTCTGTGGTTGTTATTGCCGATGCTTTTGATGGTCAGGCTGCCTTAAAAAGGCACCGTATGATTATGGAGCTCTTCCAAAATGAAATGAATACGGGCGAAGTTCACGCCTTGACAATTAAAACTTTTACGCGTCAACAATGGGAAAATGAAAAACAAAAAATGGCAGCAAAGCCATTTTAA
- a CDS encoding uroporphyrinogen-III synthase yields the protein MNGKKIKKIFVECGLEGDSPKKSTNIFFPVAKAEFISSSWNIPQNKEFTACFTSKQAVNSFLYQKFDTQIDNLMCHRICAVGQSTAAYIKKVLPLFVQKAVKEVIYPKNEKGLFALLSELENNLKHNSHVVIFTSEIGKSKQILSEFLSHNLFTYEIVPLYTLVDLEIKRVNEYLTVLFQNENLLDSQFVFYCRSGYIVNLVVKSLITFFNVTTPHNLPPFLFFSTWEKSAREALLKLNLIDRDIS from the coding sequence ATGAACGGAAAAAAAATTAAAAAAATTTTTGTAGAATGTGGTTTAGAAGGAGATTCTCCTAAAAAAAGCACAAATATTTTTTTTCCGGTAGCAAAAGCTGAATTTATATCATCAAGCTGGAATATTCCTCAAAATAAGGAATTCACAGCTTGTTTTACAAGTAAACAAGCTGTGAATTCTTTTTTATACCAAAAATTTGATACGCAAATTGACAATTTAATGTGTCATCGCATTTGTGCGGTTGGTCAAAGCACAGCAGCCTATATTAAAAAGGTTTTGCCCCTATTCGTGCAAAAAGCGGTAAAGGAAGTCATTTATCCTAAAAATGAAAAGGGTCTTTTTGCTTTATTATCAGAACTGGAAAATAATTTAAAACATAATTCTCATGTTGTTATATTTACCTCTGAAATAGGAAAATCAAAACAAATTTTGAGTGAATTCCTTTCTCATAACCTGTTCACTTATGAAATTGTTCCACTTTATACTCTCGTTGATTTAGAAATTAAAAGAGTAAATGAATATCTAACTGTTTTGTTTCAAAATGAGAATTTATTAGATTCTCAATTTGTTTTTTATTGTCGCTCAGGTTACATTGTAAATTTGGTGGTCAAATCACTAATTACATTTTTTAATGTAACGACCCCGCATAACTTACCTCCATTTCTCTTTTTTTCTACGTGGGAAAAATCTGCACGAGAGGCACTTTTGAAGCTAAATTTAATTGACAGAGATATATCTTAA
- a CDS encoding hydroxymethylbilane synthase → MSIPIQIATRKSKLALWQAETIQSLLLKQGLVSELLPLVTTGDKMQKIPLADIHLENDMSDAHHLTTGKGLFIKEIQDALLSRKAHIAVHSMKDLPVTQTNGLKIMTLLPRAGARDVLILSSKLIKEIKEKFIFEKEIHNLSFEELKKILLQSKIFNQEAIGTTSTRRQMLLKKVFGSHLNIEILRGNVDTRLKRVRNDEFSAIILAEAGLERLRLFHNKEMFYLPVHEFIPATAQGVIAVEVMQQQETWHSSLHNLNCPKACVAAGIERMILALLGGDCHSSIGVHFIDKQIYVICGRNHVHKETVFTISAEEFLQIEKLWESCLFNYSQYFEKLCQSSLCESVKMRLIAAGFLEVSALNFNS, encoded by the coding sequence ATGTCTATTCCAATTCAAATTGCAACTCGAAAAAGTAAATTAGCTCTTTGGCAGGCTGAAACCATTCAATCTTTGTTATTAAAGCAGGGTTTGGTATCGGAATTGTTACCTTTGGTGACTACGGGTGACAAAATGCAAAAAATTCCTTTAGCAGATATTCATCTTGAAAATGATATGTCCGATGCACATCATTTAACAACAGGAAAAGGTTTATTTATTAAAGAAATTCAAGACGCTCTTCTTTCGAGAAAAGCCCATATTGCCGTTCATAGCATGAAAGATTTGCCCGTCACACAAACAAACGGCCTAAAAATTATGACATTACTACCTCGTGCCGGTGCAAGGGATGTACTTATTTTATCATCAAAATTAATTAAAGAAATAAAAGAAAAATTTATTTTTGAAAAAGAAATTCATAATTTAAGTTTTGAAGAATTAAAAAAAATATTACTGCAATCTAAAATTTTTAATCAAGAAGCCATTGGAACTACAAGTACACGAAGACAGATGTTACTTAAAAAAGTATTTGGTTCACATTTAAATATTGAAATATTACGTGGTAATGTGGACACACGTTTAAAACGTGTTCGAAATGACGAGTTTTCTGCTATTATATTAGCAGAAGCGGGTTTAGAAAGATTGAGATTATTTCATAATAAAGAAATGTTTTATTTGCCTGTGCATGAATTTATTCCGGCAACGGCTCAAGGAGTGATCGCGGTTGAAGTGATGCAACAGCAAGAGACATGGCATTCTTCATTGCATAATTTAAATTGCCCTAAAGCCTGTGTTGCAGCAGGAATAGAAAGAATGATTCTTGCTCTTTTAGGAGGAGATTGTCATTCTTCCATTGGAGTTCATTTTATTGATAAACAGATTTATGTGATATGTGGACGCAATCATGTTCATAAAGAAACTGTATTTACGATTTCTGCCGAGGAGTTTTTGCAGATCGAAAAATTATGGGAATCTTGTCTGTTTAATTATTCTCAATATTTTGAAAAACTATGTCAATCCTCTTTGTGTGAAAGCGTGAAAATGCGGTTAATCGCAGCAGGATTTTTAGAAGTGAGCGCACTGAATTTTAATTCTTAA